Genomic DNA from Actinomycetes bacterium:
TCGACCTGGAGCGCGCCACGGCCGAGGTGATCTGGAGCGGCGCGCCGTGGAAGCAGCGCCGGCTCGCGATCGTCCTGCTCACGCGGCCCGACGGCCGCCGCTTCCAGGCGGTGGCGGGCCAGGACGGGGTGCTCGGCTTCGCGGCCGGCACCCGGGCGCTGCCCGTCGGCGGCGACGCCCGGCTGCCGTGGCTGCTCGAGCCGTTCTCCCCGCAGGACCCGACGCTGCTGCTGTGCCCGACCGGCCCCGGCAGCCTGCTCTACGAGCGGGACGGGCAGGCCGACCTGCGGATACCGGTGAAGGAGGACGGGGTGGCCGCGCTGGTCGCTCCTGGACCGACCGCGCCGAGCGCGGGCGGCGCCACGGTCACCCTGCGCGACCCCTCAGGCCGCTTCCTGCTGCGGACCGTCCTGCCTGAACCAGGCTTCGACGACCCGCTGGCCCTGGACTGAGACCGGCGCGGGGACCGCTGCCCGGCGCCGGGCCGGCAGGGTGGCGACCGCCCAGCCCACCGCCATGACCGCGACGCCGGCGACCCCGTCGAGCACGTAGTGGTTGGCCGTGGCCACGACGACCAGGGCGGTCCCGGCCGCGTACGCGAGCCCGGCCCGGCGCATCCGCAGGTCGCGGGTGAGCAGGTAGACCACCCAGGCGCACCAGAAGGCCCAGCCCACGTGCAGCGACGGCATGGCGGCCAGCTCGTTGGTCAGGCTGCCCAGGCCCTTCGGTGCGCTGGCGTCGCCGCCCCACCAGCCCGAGCCGGAGGTCGAGGCGAGGGTGTCGACGTATCCCGGGAGCATGCGGGGCGGCGCCATCGGCAGCAGGGTGAAGCCGACCAGGCCGATGGCGCTGCCGGTGACCAGGGTGTTGCGCACCCGGCGGTAGTGCTCGGGC
This window encodes:
- a CDS encoding phosphatase PAP2 family protein, whose translation is MPTTTGVAGTTTDRRSPPLAAGYVRATVDLMTTQPRPTQPRPLRAARELLLLVALYAAYSLARTFGDGDLAEATSHAQSLLGLEHALHLDVEMWANRALHDVPLLAVLASYWYAALHYLVTPALLVTVYRRAPEHYRRVRNTLVTGSAIGLVGFTLLPMAPPRMLPGYVDTLASTSGSGWWGGDASAPKGLGSLTNELAAMPSLHVGWAFWCAWVVYLLTRDLRMRRAGLAYAAGTALVVVATANHYVLDGVAGVAVMAVGWAVATLPARRRAAVPAPVSVQGQRVVEAWFRQDGPQQEAA